A single genomic interval of Stieleria maiorica harbors:
- a CDS encoding aminotransferase class V-fold PLP-dependent enzyme, which translates to MTRRIYLDHAATCYPKSPLILDAMHEFSTQHEAAVGRGAYRASQQAGQIIARLRREIAAWIGAADDQEVSLHSGGTAALNAGLLGILTSGDHVVTTAAEHNSVLRPLQHLVANGSITWTVVPVDAQGQVSVDDVLSAVTPQTRMVAVVHAANVNGAVQPVEAIGRRLVDQFDPPAKPLLFIDAAQTFGHLPLSVTQAHIDVLAAPGHKGGSGPLGTGFLYVRREAQDRIRPTVFGGTGTRSESLEMPNDYPASFEAGNLNVPAYAGWLAGLRSRRAGTSPQKALETSRDLLAELASELYRGLEQVPGVRVIGRPRVPVLPVASIAIDGFAAGDAAMILDSEFGIEVRSGLHCAALIHPAIKSPDDGTVRISCGETTTREELELLFDALDQLCR; encoded by the coding sequence ATGACGCGACGGATCTACTTGGACCATGCCGCGACGTGCTATCCGAAATCGCCGCTCATCCTGGACGCGATGCACGAGTTTTCGACACAGCACGAGGCGGCGGTCGGCCGGGGAGCGTATCGGGCATCGCAACAGGCCGGCCAGATCATCGCGCGGTTGCGGCGCGAGATCGCTGCCTGGATCGGCGCCGCCGACGACCAAGAAGTCTCCCTGCACTCCGGCGGCACGGCAGCCTTGAACGCAGGCCTGCTGGGGATCCTGACAAGCGGAGATCACGTGGTCACGACGGCGGCCGAACACAACAGCGTGCTGCGGCCCCTGCAACATTTGGTCGCCAACGGTTCGATCACCTGGACCGTGGTGCCGGTCGATGCACAGGGTCAAGTCAGTGTCGATGACGTGCTCTCGGCCGTCACACCCCAGACACGCATGGTCGCGGTCGTCCACGCCGCCAACGTCAATGGTGCCGTCCAGCCGGTCGAAGCGATCGGCAGGCGGCTGGTCGATCAGTTCGATCCACCGGCCAAGCCGCTGTTGTTCATTGACGCCGCCCAAACCTTCGGTCACCTGCCGCTTTCGGTCACCCAGGCCCACATCGACGTGTTGGCCGCCCCGGGACACAAGGGAGGCTCCGGGCCGCTGGGAACCGGATTCTTGTACGTCCGCCGCGAAGCCCAAGACCGGATCCGCCCCACCGTGTTTGGCGGGACCGGCACGCGTTCGGAATCGCTGGAGATGCCGAACGACTATCCGGCAAGTTTTGAAGCCGGCAATCTGAACGTCCCCGCCTACGCCGGATGGCTGGCCGGCCTCCGCAGCCGACGCGCTGGCACATCGCCGCAGAAAGCGCTCGAGACATCGCGCGACCTATTGGCCGAACTGGCGAGCGAACTCTACAGGGGGCTGGAACAGGTTCCCGGCGTCCGTGTGATCGGACGCCCCCGCGTTCCCGTCCTGCCGGTGGCCAGCATCGCGATCGACGGGTTTGCGGCCGGCGATGCGGCCATGATTCTGGACAGCGAATTCGGGATCGAAGTCCGCTCGGGGTTGCACTGCGCGGCGTTGATCCACCCGGCGATCAAATCGCCCGACGACGGAACCGTGCGAATCAGCTGCGGCGAAACGACGACACGAGAGGAGCTGGAACTGCTGTTCGATGCATTGGACCAGCTCTGTCGGTGA
- a CDS encoding PVC-type heme-binding CxxCH protein — MKRLGSRSISLFLVLVVCQSLATSQWATAQSSRLQIREGLKLAAVGNSLGERMNLYGNFETRLQLRHAGANLRFRNFCWPADEVGNRQRPGSYTTIDDPLAVFAPEAYLCFFGANESYAGTDDAAVAAFVASYRDYLSLLNSNYSGGKAQFVLVSPIAFESSGHRLHPDASTRNEALKIYRDAIEKLASEESLPFVDLFTESKSAFDAEPGNQYTINGLHLNEAGDRWVARLLDRSLFGDSPTFDESQFESVRKWVNDKSWLHLQDYRMLNGWYVYGGRRTWDTETFPSEYRKIREMVAVRDRYVWDLAQGNPVADRPDDSGTGQVVVPETMFGTRSDSFREMREPKELVYPTPEESIEMMTVPEGMEVRLFASEREFPELANPNQIAFDAKGRLWVSCMANYPQWQPGAAPPDDRLLIFEDTDGDGKADVCKTFYDKLICPTGFEFYDGGVLVVDEPRILFLKDTDGDDKADQVIQLIDGIATDDTHHTMGAWEFSHGGNLHMLEGISLSTTLETPWGPFRNKNTGGAYVYDPISQRVSHYRTPGYGNPWCLVFDQWGNGIVGDGTNAKQHWIAPLAGKEVDSRKTLQPVFDNHGLRPAVGNEFLLSRHLPDDMQGQFIYACVINMHGMPRFNLRFESDGAGYEGERVEDLLSSTDMIFRPVDPKIGPDGAVWFGDWCNALIGHMQYSQRDPNRDHTHGRVYRLVNKNKPLLDIVDLTRLSESELLDQLLVPELRTRYRVRRVLRDRPEQQVFEAIADWIVDTDDPQRLCEAMWIQESFRNVDTDLIDRILASDDYRARAAAIHTVTNEMLRIDAAHDYLAAATSDPHPRVRLEAVRGISFLETPDATELALSVTDHPMDYWIDYTLEHTLHALEPAWSRAQKSDNFLAGSTEQAKAYFLRYQRMSGPGGAAVVPLEIADDVDASSQDRNAAIETLAGLRGGNAGRGEDVFNQVCSACHQIGDLGKKFGPDLSDVGSRFDKQKIIRSIVMPNDEISKGYETVNILTVDGDTFNGFVIAKTDDTLSLGIANGKQVDIPIDDIEIEKPMKASSMPEGLLKQIAPIQALDLIAYLSSQRDITKVSRRGWTSAKYRNEPKLRTHNGAVEISHDAAIKLGPHFGNNSWNSDPHLLLTPVGREGFDFAFHSDHDAKSPYVTIRLNETATLKHLLLRNRLSSQFHSRAKGLTVWVSPDGEDYRQVWKADKLKGDWMIDFPDGTKAQYVRIGLDGEGTFHLYQAVVFGE, encoded by the coding sequence ATGAAACGTCTCGGCTCTCGTTCGATATCACTGTTTTTGGTTTTGGTTGTCTGTCAGTCATTGGCGACGTCGCAATGGGCCACCGCCCAATCATCGCGTCTTCAGATTCGTGAGGGGTTGAAGCTGGCTGCGGTCGGCAATTCGCTCGGCGAGCGGATGAATTTGTACGGCAACTTCGAGACTCGGCTGCAGTTGCGTCACGCGGGGGCAAACCTTCGGTTTCGCAACTTTTGTTGGCCGGCCGACGAAGTCGGTAACCGCCAACGCCCGGGCAGCTACACCACGATCGATGACCCGCTGGCGGTCTTCGCCCCCGAGGCCTACCTGTGTTTCTTCGGTGCCAATGAGTCCTATGCGGGAACCGACGATGCCGCCGTGGCCGCGTTCGTCGCCTCCTATCGCGATTATCTGTCGCTGCTGAACTCGAATTACTCCGGCGGCAAAGCTCAATTTGTCCTGGTCAGCCCGATTGCGTTTGAGTCCAGTGGCCATCGGTTGCATCCCGATGCGAGCACGCGGAACGAGGCGTTGAAGATTTACCGCGATGCGATCGAGAAACTGGCGTCGGAAGAGAGTTTGCCCTTCGTCGACCTGTTCACCGAGTCCAAGTCGGCCTTCGATGCGGAGCCTGGCAATCAATACACGATCAACGGGCTGCACCTGAACGAAGCCGGTGACCGCTGGGTCGCGCGGTTACTCGACCGGTCGCTGTTCGGCGATTCGCCGACGTTTGACGAATCGCAGTTCGAATCGGTGCGTAAATGGGTCAACGACAAATCCTGGCTGCACCTGCAAGACTATCGCATGCTCAACGGCTGGTACGTCTATGGCGGTCGACGGACCTGGGACACGGAAACCTTCCCCAGTGAATACCGCAAGATCCGTGAAATGGTCGCCGTTCGAGACCGATACGTTTGGGATCTCGCCCAAGGCAACCCCGTCGCCGATCGACCGGATGATTCCGGCACCGGCCAGGTCGTCGTTCCCGAGACCATGTTTGGCACCCGGAGCGACAGTTTTCGCGAGATGCGCGAGCCCAAGGAACTTGTCTATCCAACCCCGGAAGAGTCGATCGAAATGATGACGGTTCCCGAGGGGATGGAGGTCCGGTTGTTTGCGTCCGAGCGTGAGTTCCCCGAACTGGCCAACCCCAACCAAATCGCCTTCGACGCCAAAGGCCGCTTGTGGGTTTCCTGCATGGCCAACTACCCGCAGTGGCAACCCGGTGCCGCACCGCCGGACGACCGGCTGCTGATTTTCGAAGACACCGACGGTGACGGCAAAGCGGACGTCTGTAAAACGTTCTATGACAAATTGATCTGTCCGACCGGGTTTGAGTTTTATGACGGCGGCGTCCTGGTCGTAGACGAACCGCGCATCCTGTTCCTCAAAGACACTGACGGTGATGACAAGGCCGACCAAGTGATTCAATTGATCGACGGCATCGCCACCGACGACACGCACCACACGATGGGCGCGTGGGAGTTTTCCCACGGCGGCAACCTGCACATGCTCGAAGGCATCTCGCTTTCGACCACCCTGGAAACACCGTGGGGGCCGTTCCGCAACAAGAATACCGGTGGCGCCTACGTTTACGACCCGATTTCCCAGCGGGTCAGCCACTACCGCACTCCGGGTTACGGCAACCCCTGGTGCCTGGTGTTCGACCAATGGGGCAATGGTATCGTCGGTGACGGCACCAACGCCAAGCAACACTGGATCGCGCCGCTGGCCGGTAAAGAGGTCGATTCACGCAAAACGCTGCAGCCCGTGTTCGATAACCACGGCTTGCGTCCCGCGGTCGGCAACGAGTTTCTGTTGTCGCGACATCTGCCCGACGACATGCAAGGACAATTCATTTATGCCTGTGTGATCAACATGCACGGGATGCCGCGATTCAATCTGCGATTCGAGTCCGACGGTGCCGGCTACGAAGGCGAACGCGTCGAAGACCTGCTGTCATCGACCGACATGATCTTCCGACCGGTCGATCCGAAAATCGGTCCCGACGGCGCGGTTTGGTTCGGCGATTGGTGCAACGCGTTGATCGGACACATGCAGTATTCGCAACGTGACCCCAACCGTGATCACACGCATGGCCGCGTCTACCGCTTGGTCAACAAGAACAAGCCGCTGTTGGACATCGTCGATCTGACAAGACTTAGCGAATCCGAACTGCTGGACCAGTTGTTGGTGCCGGAGTTGCGAACCCGCTATCGCGTCCGACGGGTGTTGCGTGATCGGCCCGAGCAACAGGTGTTTGAGGCGATCGCCGACTGGATTGTCGACACGGACGACCCGCAACGGTTGTGCGAAGCGATGTGGATTCAGGAGAGTTTCCGAAACGTTGACACGGACCTGATCGATCGGATTTTGGCGTCGGACGACTATCGCGCCCGAGCCGCGGCGATCCATACCGTCACCAACGAGATGTTGCGGATCGACGCCGCCCACGATTATCTGGCCGCCGCGACCTCGGATCCGCACCCGCGGGTTCGTCTGGAAGCCGTCCGCGGGATCAGCTTTCTGGAAACCCCCGACGCGACCGAGTTGGCATTGTCGGTGACGGATCACCCGATGGATTATTGGATCGACTACACACTCGAACACACCCTGCACGCCCTCGAGCCCGCTTGGTCGCGGGCCCAAAAGTCCGATAACTTCCTGGCCGGCAGCACCGAGCAAGCCAAGGCGTACTTTTTGCGATATCAACGCATGTCCGGCCCCGGCGGCGCGGCGGTCGTTCCCCTGGAAATCGCCGACGATGTCGATGCGTCGTCGCAAGACCGCAACGCGGCCATCGAAACCTTGGCCGGGCTCCGGGGCGGTAACGCCGGGCGAGGCGAAGACGTGTTCAATCAAGTTTGTTCGGCCTGCCACCAAATCGGTGACCTGGGCAAAAAGTTCGGCCCCGATCTGTCCGACGTCGGATCACGGTTCGACAAACAAAAGATCATTCGGTCGATCGTGATGCCCAACGACGAGATCAGTAAAGGCTACGAGACGGTCAACATCCTGACCGTCGATGGCGATACCTTCAACGGATTTGTGATCGCGAAGACCGATGACACGCTTTCCCTGGGGATCGCCAACGGAAAGCAAGTCGACATTCCGATCGATGACATCGAGATCGAAAAACCGATGAAAGCCAGCTCCATGCCGGAAGGATTGCTGAAACAAATCGCGCCGATCCAGGCACTCGACTTGATCGCTTACCTGTCCTCCCAACGCGACATCACCAAGGTCTCTCGCCGGGGTTGGACCAGCGCCAAGTATCGCAATGAACCGAAGCTGCGGACGCACAACGGCGCCGTCGAAATCTCTCACGACGCCGCGATCAAACTCGGCCCTCACTTCGGCAACAACTCCTGGAACTCCGATCCCCATCTGTTGCTGACGCCCGTCGGGCGAGAGGGTTTCGATTTTGCCTTTCACAGCGACCACGATGCAAAGTCGCCTTACGTCACGATCCGCTTGAACGAAACGGCAACGCTAAAGCACTTGCTGTTGCGGAATCGATTGTCCAGTCAATTCCACTCGCGTGCCAAAGGATTGACGGTTTGGGTCAGTCCCGATGGTGAGGATTACCGACAGGTTTGGAAAGCCGACAAGCTCAAGGGCGACTGGATGATCGACTTTCCCGACGGCACCAAGGCCCAATACGTGCGGATCGGGTTGGACGGCGAAGGCACGTTCCACCTGTACCAAGCCGTCGTGTTCGGCGAGTGA
- a CDS encoding MoaD/ThiS family protein — translation MSATVSMQILLFAGVRDAAGCDVVEVTVDPPATAAMLIDAVAAQVPAAAPLIGVSRLAVDGRYVAGDHIVEPGDAELALIPPVSGG, via the coding sequence ATGAGCGCCACAGTGTCGATGCAGATTTTGCTGTTTGCCGGTGTCCGTGACGCCGCCGGCTGTGACGTCGTCGAAGTCACGGTCGACCCGCCGGCGACCGCGGCGATGTTGATCGATGCCGTCGCGGCACAGGTCCCCGCGGCGGCTCCACTGATCGGCGTCAGTCGGCTGGCCGTCGATGGCCGATACGTCGCCGGCGATCACATCGTCGAGCCTGGCGACGCAGAACTCGCATTGATCCCGCCGGTCAGCGGCGGCTAG
- a CDS encoding molybdenum cofactor biosynthesis protein MoaE, with the protein MIDIRLVQTPIELSDWSSKIDDPDTGAHAWFAGVTRRKTTTKAGRVRITQTLHYQAHESMALVQLQQLAEEAKRTYSLAAVVIVHRLGEVPLGQASVLVGCSSAHRRDAFAALPWIMDRLKADVPIWKRETFADDSTEWIHP; encoded by the coding sequence ATGATTGACATTCGCCTGGTACAGACACCGATCGAGCTGTCGGATTGGTCGTCCAAGATCGACGACCCGGACACGGGCGCGCACGCTTGGTTCGCCGGTGTGACGCGGCGGAAAACGACCACCAAGGCCGGGCGCGTCCGCATCACCCAAACGCTCCACTACCAGGCCCATGAATCCATGGCCCTGGTGCAATTGCAACAACTGGCCGAAGAAGCCAAGCGGACCTATTCCCTGGCCGCCGTGGTGATCGTGCACCGCTTGGGCGAAGTCCCCCTGGGCCAGGCGAGCGTGCTGGTCGGATGCAGCAGCGCCCACCGCCGCGACGCCTTTGCGGCACTGCCCTGGATCATGGACCGGCTGAAAGCGGACGTGCCGATCTGGAAACGGGAGACCTTTGCCGACGATTCGACCGAGTGGATTCATCCATGA